From a single Rhodococcus qingshengii JCM 15477 genomic region:
- a CDS encoding N-acyl-D-amino-acid deacylase family protein, whose amino-acid sequence MTYDAVINNGLWFDGTGAKPAVRNLGIRDGLVTAISLDPLDETDCPRVIDARRKWVIPGIVDIHTHYDVEILEGPALSESLRHGVTSIFVGSCSLSTIHASPSDAGDLFGRVEAIPRKHVVDALNRAKTWNSASEYVAALEALPLGPNVAAFIGHSDMRAAEMGLDRATRKDVHPTDAELASMEAQLTEALDAGFVGMSSQQLLFDKLDGETCRSRTLPSTYATTKERRRLNAILRRRGRVFQAGPDLSNPMSTGAMAFSSAGIWRKRLKTSMLSAADIKSNKLAVVILGPLAHLVNRLGGDLRWQHLPVPFEVYADGIDLVVFEEFGSGAAALHLTDEMERNVLMQSEDYRRQFRKDYDQKFGVKVWHRDFFDAEIVSCPDESLVGKSFGQVGVERGGLHPVDAFLDLVLEHGTKVRWRTTISNHRPEALDKFAQDNGVQLGFSDAGAHLRNMAFYNFGLRLLRRVYDAQKVGRPFMTVEAAVHRLTGELAEWYDVDAGHLRLGDRADLVVIDPAHLDDSLDAYAESPVVEYDNLSRMVNRNDQTVTAVFVGGEYVFGDGEAAPVLGNRRTGKFLKAGAH is encoded by the coding sequence ATGACCTACGACGCCGTGATCAACAACGGTCTGTGGTTCGACGGCACCGGGGCCAAACCAGCTGTCCGCAATCTGGGTATCCGCGATGGGTTGGTTACTGCCATCTCCCTCGATCCACTCGACGAAACCGACTGTCCCCGTGTCATCGACGCGAGGCGCAAGTGGGTGATCCCGGGCATCGTGGACATCCACACTCACTACGACGTCGAGATCCTCGAAGGCCCGGCGCTGAGCGAATCTCTCAGACACGGGGTCACGTCGATCTTTGTCGGATCGTGTTCCCTGTCCACCATTCACGCCAGCCCCTCCGACGCGGGTGATCTCTTCGGCAGAGTAGAGGCAATTCCGCGTAAGCACGTCGTCGACGCACTCAACCGTGCCAAGACCTGGAACTCTGCGAGCGAGTATGTTGCTGCACTAGAGGCGCTTCCGCTAGGTCCCAACGTTGCAGCCTTCATCGGACACTCCGATATGCGGGCCGCCGAGATGGGACTGGATCGTGCTACCAGGAAGGACGTCCATCCCACAGACGCCGAACTCGCGTCGATGGAAGCACAGTTGACCGAAGCTCTCGACGCAGGATTCGTCGGGATGTCCAGTCAGCAATTGTTGTTCGACAAACTCGACGGCGAGACCTGCCGCTCACGCACGCTGCCGTCGACGTATGCAACCACGAAAGAACGACGCCGACTCAATGCGATCCTGCGCCGTCGGGGACGGGTATTTCAGGCCGGACCTGACCTCTCCAACCCGATGAGTACCGGAGCGATGGCGTTCTCCAGCGCGGGTATCTGGCGTAAGCGACTCAAGACGAGCATGCTTTCGGCGGCCGACATCAAGTCCAACAAGTTGGCCGTGGTGATACTCGGCCCACTGGCACACTTGGTCAATCGACTCGGCGGCGACCTGCGCTGGCAGCACCTACCAGTTCCCTTCGAGGTATATGCCGACGGCATCGACCTGGTTGTCTTCGAGGAGTTCGGATCCGGCGCTGCAGCACTGCATCTGACCGACGAGATGGAACGCAACGTCCTCATGCAGAGCGAGGATTACCGTCGACAATTCCGCAAGGACTACGACCAGAAGTTCGGTGTCAAAGTTTGGCATCGCGATTTCTTCGACGCCGAGATCGTGTCCTGCCCCGACGAATCCCTGGTCGGCAAGAGCTTCGGGCAGGTCGGCGTCGAACGTGGCGGCCTCCACCCTGTCGATGCATTCCTGGATCTGGTCCTCGAACACGGCACGAAAGTGCGTTGGCGCACAACCATCTCGAACCACCGGCCGGAGGCTCTGGACAAGTTCGCCCAGGACAATGGCGTCCAACTCGGGTTCTCCGACGCCGGAGCGCATTTGCGCAACATGGCGTTCTACAACTTCGGCTTACGCCTACTACGACGTGTCTACGATGCCCAAAAGGTCGGCCGTCCGTTCATGACCGTCGAGGCAGCGGTGCATCGTCTCACCGGTGAACTCGCCGAGTGGTACGACGTCGATGCCGGGCACCTTCGATTAGGTGATCGCGCCGACCTGGTTGTGATCGATCCCGCTCATCTCGACGATTCGCTCGACGCGTACGCGGAAAGCCCGGTTGTGGAGTACGACAACCTCTCCCGCATGGTCAATCGCAACGACCAGACCGTCACCGCAGTGTTCGTCGGCGGCGAGTACGTCTTCGGCGACGGAGAAGCAGCACCCGTTCTCGGCAACCGCCGAACCGGAAAGTTCTTGAAAGCAGGTGCCCATTAA
- a CDS encoding NAD(P)-dependent alcohol dehydrogenase — translation MKAAQLMGPGLLEINDVPVPEIGPSELLIRVGAAGICHSDLHLLHFPYKMREEPLTIGHEIAGTIEAVGSGVDGRSVGERGVVYLCWSCGQCRECMSGNENMCLAAGRTAMPPCPGLGPEGGMAEYVKIPARSFVPIGDLDFLQAAPLADAALTSYHAIRGAREHLQPGATAVVIGVGGLGHVAVQILRAISAVRIIAVDVGQDQLDLAKRCGADITLESGPDTAQHILDLTSARGAEVIFDFVGIDATAQMSVQAVAPNGAYRMVGLGGGNPGITAEAAGGPGWPWGASIRKSYGGTRNDLVDSIALAQAGLVTVEVARFDLADARDALDRLEHGKVTGRAVLVP, via the coding sequence ATGAAGGCAGCCCAGCTCATGGGGCCCGGGCTCCTGGAAATCAACGACGTGCCGGTCCCGGAGATCGGCCCGTCGGAACTACTGATTCGGGTGGGCGCAGCGGGAATCTGCCACTCCGATCTCCATCTCCTGCACTTTCCGTACAAGATGCGCGAAGAACCGCTGACGATCGGCCACGAAATTGCCGGAACGATCGAAGCCGTCGGGAGTGGCGTCGACGGCCGTTCCGTCGGAGAGCGTGGCGTCGTCTACCTCTGTTGGTCATGTGGACAGTGCCGAGAATGCATGAGCGGCAACGAGAATATGTGCCTCGCCGCTGGACGCACCGCGATGCCGCCCTGCCCCGGACTCGGCCCTGAGGGCGGGATGGCCGAGTACGTCAAGATCCCGGCTCGCTCCTTCGTACCCATCGGCGACCTCGACTTCCTGCAGGCCGCACCACTCGCCGATGCAGCGCTGACGAGCTACCACGCCATTCGCGGTGCCCGCGAACATCTCCAGCCCGGTGCCACCGCCGTCGTGATCGGCGTCGGCGGACTCGGTCACGTTGCAGTACAGATACTTCGCGCGATCAGTGCCGTGCGCATCATCGCCGTCGATGTCGGACAGGATCAACTCGATCTCGCCAAACGTTGCGGCGCCGACATCACGCTCGAATCGGGACCGGACACCGCGCAGCACATCCTCGACCTCACATCGGCCAGAGGCGCAGAAGTCATCTTCGACTTCGTCGGTATCGACGCAACTGCACAGATGTCCGTTCAAGCGGTTGCGCCGAACGGCGCGTATCGCATGGTAGGTCTCGGAGGCGGAAACCCCGGAATCACTGCCGAAGCTGCCGGCGGACCAGGCTGGCCGTGGGGCGCATCGATCCGGAAGTCGTACGGCGGCACCAGAAACGACCTCGTCGATTCCATCGCCCTGGCACAGGCCGGTCTGGTAACGGTAGAAGTAGCCCGCTTCGACCTCGCTGATGCCCGCGACGCACTCGACCGTCTCGAACACGGCAAGGTCACCGGACGCGCAGTGCTCGTACCCTAA
- a CDS encoding class I adenylate-forming enzyme family protein, with product MTTSADTQAFIASVMAGLTGPGGPFEMQVEDVLGSSMPVMKNRDKALGDVLAASFDYGSRDYLVTKDRRFSYLEHGEAVAALATALRERYGVRKGDRVGILAANTPEWVMTFWAAQSLGAIAVGFNSWWVAREVAYGIDHTTPTVVIADAKRAQILSELNTDVPVLTMEEDLPTLLEKYSGSALPRTSVDEDDPAVILYTSGTSGRPKGAVHSHRNVLAVIDYHRYSDRLAAAFTGKPSDGRPSDLRYLLTAPLFHIASLHNLAIPRLATGGAVVIHQGAFDVDEVLSLVEREKVTNWAVVPTMATRLLEYGSLEKYDLTSLRAFALASAPSSPALQDRLRARLPFAQHTLVDSYGLTESSTGISVATPPELAAFPGTLGRPIIGVSVEVRDPFGVAVPDGEEGEICARSAYVMLGYWNDETATAAAIGPDRWLRTGDFGVFEDGRLRLTGRRSDLILRGGENVYPLEIEQTIDEHPAVLECAVIGIDSADLGQEVAAVVVLRSEGAAGEEELRDYVAERLAYFKVPVKWKLSTTPLPRNATGKTIRAKVVLS from the coding sequence GTGACTACTTCCGCTGATACACAAGCATTCATCGCGTCCGTCATGGCCGGGCTGACCGGCCCCGGTGGTCCTTTCGAGATGCAAGTCGAGGATGTACTGGGCAGTTCGATGCCCGTCATGAAGAACCGCGACAAGGCACTCGGCGACGTGCTCGCTGCATCCTTCGACTACGGATCACGCGACTATCTGGTGACCAAGGACCGACGCTTCAGCTACCTCGAGCACGGCGAGGCCGTAGCAGCATTGGCGACGGCGCTGCGCGAGCGGTACGGCGTCCGCAAGGGTGATCGGGTCGGCATACTTGCTGCCAATACGCCGGAATGGGTGATGACCTTCTGGGCGGCTCAGTCCCTCGGTGCCATCGCCGTCGGATTCAACTCGTGGTGGGTGGCCCGCGAGGTGGCGTACGGCATCGATCACACCACCCCTACAGTGGTGATCGCCGACGCCAAACGCGCGCAGATTCTTTCCGAACTGAACACCGATGTTCCCGTGCTCACGATGGAAGAAGATCTACCTACCTTGTTGGAGAAGTATTCGGGTTCTGCACTGCCCCGCACGTCCGTCGACGAGGACGATCCGGCCGTCATCCTGTACACGAGCGGAACCAGCGGCCGCCCCAAGGGGGCTGTTCACAGTCACCGAAACGTGTTGGCCGTCATCGACTACCACCGCTACAGCGATCGCCTCGCTGCGGCGTTCACCGGCAAACCCAGCGACGGCCGACCGAGTGACTTGCGGTATCTGCTGACCGCGCCGCTGTTTCACATTGCAAGCCTGCATAACCTGGCGATCCCACGACTCGCGACGGGCGGAGCGGTGGTCATCCATCAGGGCGCCTTCGACGTCGACGAAGTCCTTTCCCTCGTCGAACGCGAGAAGGTCACCAACTGGGCGGTCGTACCCACCATGGCAACCCGTCTCCTCGAGTACGGCAGTCTCGAGAAGTACGACCTGACCTCACTGAGGGCTTTTGCACTCGCGTCTGCACCGTCATCTCCGGCCTTGCAGGACCGCCTGCGCGCACGCCTGCCTTTTGCGCAGCACACCTTGGTCGACAGCTACGGGCTCACCGAATCCTCCACCGGCATTTCAGTTGCCACACCACCGGAACTTGCCGCGTTCCCCGGAACTCTCGGCCGGCCGATCATCGGGGTGAGCGTGGAGGTGCGCGACCCCTTCGGTGTTGCAGTCCCCGACGGCGAGGAAGGTGAGATCTGTGCGCGCAGCGCCTATGTGATGTTAGGGTACTGGAACGACGAGACCGCGACTGCAGCCGCTATCGGTCCTGATCGATGGCTCCGAACCGGCGACTTCGGAGTGTTCGAGGACGGCCGACTCCGCCTGACGGGTCGCCGATCCGACCTGATCCTGCGCGGCGGCGAGAACGTCTACCCTCTCGAAATCGAGCAGACCATCGACGAGCATCCCGCCGTACTCGAATGCGCTGTGATCGGCATTGATTCGGCAGACCTCGGCCAAGAAGTTGCAGCCGTCGTCGTTTTGCGGAGTGAGGGAGCCGCCGGCGAAGAAGAACTACGCGACTACGTCGCCGAACGACTGGCTTACTTCAAGGTGCCGGTGAAGTGGAAACTGAGCACAACTCCTCTGCCCCGCAATGCAACCGGAAAAACGATACGTGCAAAGGTGGTTCTCTCATGA
- a CDS encoding carboxymuconolactone decarboxylase family protein: MNIDIPEGKNPIGYVWGEMVPGIGPAAAGFSQKVYTDGTLGLREFEAARLRIAQINGCIFCQDWRTERDGETVESTFDQSVTDWRTTDAFDDRTRLAAEYAERYALDHHGLDDEFWERMTAHYSQREIVELSMCLGSWLAFGRLNHVLGLDTQCVLPGN, from the coding sequence ATGAATATCGACATACCCGAAGGCAAGAATCCGATCGGCTACGTGTGGGGAGAGATGGTCCCCGGCATCGGACCCGCGGCCGCCGGGTTCTCCCAAAAGGTCTACACGGACGGCACTCTCGGACTCCGCGAGTTCGAGGCGGCCAGGCTTCGGATCGCTCAGATCAACGGGTGCATCTTCTGTCAGGACTGGCGCACCGAGCGTGACGGCGAGACTGTGGAGTCGACGTTCGATCAGTCTGTCACCGACTGGCGCACCACCGATGCCTTCGACGACAGGACGCGCCTCGCTGCCGAATACGCCGAGAGATACGCCCTCGACCACCACGGGCTCGACGACGAGTTCTGGGAACGCATGACAGCTCACTACTCCCAGCGAGAAATCGTCGAGTTGAGCATGTGCCTCGGATCGTGGTTGGCCTTCGGCAGGCTCAACCACGTCCTCGGCCTCGATACTCAATGTGTGTTGCCCGGCAACTGA
- a CDS encoding NUDIX hydrolase translates to MNKWTGTSGKGLTDYPRPSVAVDVAVLTYSGGSLKVLVVRHRLGALALPGTFLHERELLTAAADRALSVKAELAQTSFHQLAIFDRPDRDDRGWVLSVAHTACLPESALPDSALLVDVYDDEAVSGLAFDHADMVRLAVTDLRTRYASYVDPDGLSGGTFTVAELRGLYEVIFDRPFQKDSFRRQVFDALESTGEMSRPGNGRPAETYRRRGDGALTAQAMAFLTG, encoded by the coding sequence GTGAATAAATGGACAGGCACGAGCGGTAAGGGATTGACGGACTATCCGCGTCCGTCTGTGGCAGTGGACGTCGCGGTGCTGACGTACAGCGGTGGATCTCTGAAAGTTCTGGTGGTTCGGCACCGTCTCGGTGCGCTGGCGCTACCGGGAACATTTCTGCACGAACGCGAATTGCTCACGGCCGCAGCCGATCGTGCCCTGTCGGTCAAGGCAGAGTTGGCCCAGACGAGCTTCCACCAGTTGGCGATCTTCGACCGACCGGACCGCGACGACCGTGGATGGGTTTTGTCGGTCGCACACACGGCTTGCCTACCGGAATCGGCACTGCCCGATTCGGCGCTTCTCGTCGATGTGTACGACGACGAGGCAGTGAGCGGACTCGCATTCGATCACGCCGACATGGTGCGACTCGCGGTCACGGACCTACGCACGAGGTATGCGTCGTACGTGGATCCGGACGGATTGTCGGGCGGGACGTTCACCGTCGCCGAACTTCGGGGACTCTACGAGGTGATCTTCGATCGTCCGTTCCAGAAGGACAGCTTCCGCCGGCAGGTGTTCGACGCGCTCGAAAGTACCGGCGAGATGAGCAGACCAGGTAACGGCCGACCCGCCGAGACGTACCGGAGGCGGGGTGACGGCGCACTGACTGCGCAGGCAATGGCATTTTTGACCGGATGA
- a CDS encoding helix-turn-helix transcriptional regulator, translating into MSVVRSDLVAPNLQPIRRNNEFARNIEFKRNAMEFLARFVRVSGMVFYSVDRSMNADMHVFDRVCPEENGRYTRHFHELDPFHPRRFAESGADLASSNDIGQRFDKTDYYDGFFRPMGYRYEAELYLRHAGRIVAGVSLLRSARDGDFSREEMQFLQKSHGFVEQSYCMLGQMPSAPSSSAVPEHWRLSARERDVVELLAQGASNIDISRALFISVPTVKSHLQHVYRKSSVHTRTELVSRLVHG; encoded by the coding sequence ATGTCGGTGGTTCGGTCGGATCTCGTTGCACCGAATCTCCAACCGATCCGACGCAACAACGAGTTCGCTCGCAACATCGAATTCAAACGCAACGCGATGGAGTTTCTTGCCAGGTTCGTTCGCGTGTCCGGGATGGTTTTCTATTCCGTTGATCGCAGCATGAATGCCGACATGCACGTATTCGATCGGGTGTGTCCTGAGGAAAATGGTCGCTACACCAGGCACTTTCACGAGTTGGACCCTTTTCATCCGCGTAGGTTCGCCGAATCGGGCGCCGACCTCGCATCGTCGAACGACATTGGCCAGCGTTTCGACAAGACCGACTATTACGACGGCTTCTTTCGCCCGATGGGTTATCGATACGAGGCTGAACTGTATCTGCGTCATGCCGGGCGCATCGTGGCGGGCGTTTCCCTGCTCCGAAGTGCCCGCGACGGTGACTTCTCGAGGGAAGAGATGCAATTTCTGCAGAAGTCTCATGGATTCGTCGAACAGTCCTATTGCATGCTCGGTCAAATGCCCAGTGCCCCGAGTTCTTCTGCAGTGCCGGAACATTGGAGATTATCTGCTCGGGAGCGCGACGTCGTCGAACTGCTGGCACAGGGTGCGAGCAACATCGACATCTCCCGTGCGCTGTTCATCAGCGTCCCAACCGTGAAGAGTCACCTGCAACACGTGTATCGAAAGTCGAGCGTGCATACACGCACCGAGTTGGTGTCACGCCTGGTGCACGGCTGA
- a CDS encoding NAD(P)H-dependent amine dehydrogenase family protein has translation MGAVSNEAESKIPTVVWGTGNVGRASIRAVTANPALELVGVIVANPEKVGRDAGDLADLGVHLGVAATDDADAVLAASPGAVVYAASGDIRPDDAVADITRALAAGAVVVTPSVYALYDPKSAPPELRDPVEAAAKAGGGALFVSGIDPGWGNDILPILVSGLAGTIDQIRCQEIFDYTTYEQPDSVRYLIGMGQPMDYEPPMVAPTVPTMVWGGQIRLIARALGVELDEIRETLLRRPLEETVSTEHMGEFAAGTQGALRFEVQGIVGGEPLIVIEHVTRIHPSCARDWPLPPDGGDGAHKVIVEGRPRIEINVEATDEGGNRAAGGNATAVGRLVNAIPWLRQAEPGLYDALDVPLTPGVGKLGARNSEVLT, from the coding sequence ATGGGTGCAGTTTCGAATGAAGCCGAGTCCAAGATTCCGACTGTCGTGTGGGGTACCGGCAACGTCGGGCGTGCATCGATTCGCGCTGTGACAGCCAATCCGGCCCTCGAACTTGTCGGCGTCATCGTTGCGAACCCCGAGAAGGTCGGGCGAGACGCCGGTGACCTCGCCGATCTGGGAGTGCACCTGGGCGTCGCGGCTACCGACGACGCCGATGCCGTGCTCGCAGCGTCTCCCGGCGCGGTGGTCTACGCGGCGTCCGGCGACATTCGGCCCGACGACGCGGTTGCCGACATCACGCGGGCACTGGCCGCCGGAGCTGTGGTGGTCACGCCGTCGGTATATGCGCTGTACGACCCGAAATCTGCGCCTCCCGAACTTCGTGATCCCGTCGAAGCTGCTGCCAAGGCGGGCGGCGGCGCTCTGTTCGTCTCCGGTATCGACCCAGGCTGGGGCAACGACATCCTGCCGATTCTCGTCAGCGGGCTCGCGGGGACAATCGACCAGATCCGGTGTCAGGAAATCTTCGACTACACGACCTACGAACAGCCGGATTCTGTCCGCTACCTGATCGGGATGGGTCAGCCGATGGACTACGAACCTCCCATGGTCGCGCCGACCGTACCCACCATGGTCTGGGGCGGGCAGATTCGGCTCATCGCGCGGGCACTCGGGGTGGAACTCGACGAGATCCGCGAGACCTTGCTGCGCCGCCCGCTCGAGGAAACCGTGTCGACCGAACATATGGGGGAGTTCGCGGCCGGCACCCAAGGCGCACTGCGATTCGAGGTTCAGGGAATCGTCGGCGGGGAACCCCTGATCGTGATCGAACACGTCACGCGTATTCATCCGTCTTGTGCCCGCGACTGGCCGCTCCCGCCCGACGGCGGCGACGGCGCGCACAAGGTGATCGTCGAAGGACGACCACGAATCGAGATCAACGTCGAAGCCACCGATGAAGGTGGAAATCGCGCGGCCGGTGGAAATGCCACGGCCGTAGGACGTCTCGTCAACGCAATTCCCTGGCTACGTCAGGCTGAACCCGGTCTCTACGACGCGCTGGACGTTCCGCTCACACCCGGCGTCGGCAAGCTCGGTGCCCGAAACTCGGAGGTACTCACATGA
- a CDS encoding SDR family NAD(P)-dependent oxidoreductase, which translates to MPINTSRFAGKTAVVTGAASGIGAAIALRLIDEGAQVAGIDIAAEGLKEIASQHGGAFLAVPTDVTKESDVAEALAAAAAEFGGIDLAFNVAGASRVGQIVDLDEADWDFTIDLVQKGVFLCTKHEARHIREHGRGGAIVNVSSLNAHVPSPYGSAYATGKAGVEMFSKNAAIELAASGIRVNAVLPGLVDTPLVAPVMNYEPARDMFLSRIPMSRAATPDEIAGPCLYLASDDASYITGTSLVVDGGWEVSNYPDLTTLGN; encoded by the coding sequence GTGCCCATTAACACGTCCAGATTTGCCGGGAAAACAGCAGTCGTCACTGGAGCAGCATCAGGTATCGGTGCAGCCATCGCACTAAGGCTTATCGACGAAGGCGCACAGGTAGCTGGAATCGACATCGCTGCAGAGGGTTTGAAAGAGATAGCCTCCCAGCACGGCGGGGCCTTCCTCGCCGTTCCCACTGACGTCACCAAGGAATCCGATGTTGCCGAGGCCCTTGCCGCGGCGGCGGCGGAATTCGGCGGTATCGATCTGGCTTTCAACGTTGCCGGTGCGTCGAGGGTGGGGCAGATCGTCGACCTCGACGAGGCCGACTGGGACTTCACCATCGACCTGGTGCAGAAGGGCGTCTTCCTCTGCACCAAACATGAAGCGCGGCATATCCGAGAGCATGGTCGCGGTGGTGCGATAGTCAACGTGTCCTCATTGAACGCGCACGTGCCGAGCCCCTACGGGAGCGCATACGCGACAGGCAAAGCCGGAGTCGAGATGTTCAGCAAGAATGCCGCGATCGAACTGGCTGCGTCGGGGATCCGGGTCAATGCCGTTCTACCCGGCCTGGTCGACACGCCACTGGTCGCGCCGGTCATGAACTACGAACCCGCCCGCGACATGTTTCTCAGCCGAATCCCCATGTCCCGAGCAGCAACTCCCGACGAGATCGCGGGCCCCTGCCTCTATCTCGCCAGCGACGACGCCTCGTACATCACCGGAACCAGTCTGGTCGTCGACGGCGGCTGGGAGGTCTCGAACTACCCGGATCTGACGACGCTGGGCAACTAG
- a CDS encoding O-acetyl-ADP-ribose deacetylase produces MKLTAQQSDRAAGVLLGTAAGDALGAGYEFTYPKAEVTIDMIGGGPFDWAPGEWTDDTSMAVAIAEVAATGIDIGSADGLDAIAAQFIRWYDSKPADIGNQTRAVLSVRSESAAAMADCARAISGRKAGNGSLMRTAPVALSYLDDAEGARSAAHRISSLTHDDPRAGQACELWTHAIRHAVASGNFDGVRGFLSVADQDVAEYWGPLLDQAETGNPQDFSKNGWVVHALQTAWWAITSTDNGDARHLQYALEAAVRAGGDTDTTAAIAGGLLGARWGASAVPARWRRIMHGWPGYRSSDLIRLAIKTARGGTDDKNGWPSTAELDYSRFRGTHHLTTHPHDDGVMLGGVDAVSTADYDAVVSLCRMGTRQVAPDHVEFWLVDDGLDSNANLEFVLDDAARTVQALRAEGKRVLLHCVQAHSRTPSVAARYSMLIGRDPYDVRSAMPWARPKRELWNTAVGNASVGHTAVGYTGGSMPAITVVEGDITTLTVDAIVNAANSRLLGGGGVDGAIHRAGGPEILKACEVLRNTSLPDGLPVGAAVATTAGKLHAKAVIHTVGPRYSRSEDRSGLLRSAYTRSLAVADSIGARTVAFPLISAGVYGWPKEDAVRQAVSAIRAAKTEVETVTLVAFNKETADLMRRAID; encoded by the coding sequence ATGAAACTCACCGCACAGCAGTCCGATCGAGCGGCCGGCGTTCTGCTCGGCACCGCAGCAGGAGACGCGCTCGGCGCCGGCTACGAATTCACCTACCCGAAGGCCGAGGTCACGATCGACATGATCGGTGGCGGCCCGTTCGACTGGGCGCCGGGAGAATGGACCGACGACACCTCGATGGCAGTTGCGATCGCCGAGGTGGCCGCTACCGGAATCGACATCGGAAGCGCTGACGGTCTCGATGCCATTGCAGCACAGTTCATCCGGTGGTACGACTCGAAGCCCGCGGACATCGGCAACCAGACGCGAGCAGTGTTGTCCGTCCGCTCCGAAAGCGCAGCGGCGATGGCGGATTGTGCGCGAGCGATCAGCGGCCGCAAGGCCGGCAACGGCTCGCTCATGCGGACTGCTCCCGTCGCCCTCTCCTACTTGGACGATGCAGAAGGTGCCAGGTCGGCAGCGCACCGGATCAGTTCACTCACGCACGACGACCCGCGTGCCGGACAGGCGTGCGAGTTGTGGACCCATGCCATCCGCCATGCCGTTGCCTCCGGCAACTTCGACGGTGTTCGCGGCTTCCTCTCCGTTGCCGATCAGGACGTCGCCGAATACTGGGGCCCGCTGCTCGATCAGGCCGAAACCGGGAACCCGCAGGACTTCTCCAAGAACGGTTGGGTGGTGCATGCACTTCAGACTGCTTGGTGGGCAATCACTTCCACGGACAATGGCGATGCTCGCCACCTCCAGTACGCATTGGAAGCGGCAGTAAGAGCCGGCGGGGACACCGACACGACGGCGGCCATCGCGGGTGGCCTCCTCGGCGCCCGCTGGGGAGCGTCGGCGGTTCCCGCCCGTTGGCGCCGAATCATGCATGGCTGGCCGGGATACCGTTCCTCCGATCTGATTCGCCTGGCAATAAAGACCGCTCGCGGCGGTACCGACGACAAGAACGGATGGCCGTCGACGGCAGAACTCGACTACTCGAGGTTTCGCGGAACCCACCACCTGACGACGCACCCGCACGACGACGGCGTCATGCTCGGCGGCGTCGATGCGGTGTCCACTGCAGACTACGACGCCGTGGTCAGCCTGTGCCGCATGGGAACACGACAGGTCGCTCCTGATCACGTCGAGTTCTGGTTGGTCGACGACGGTCTCGATTCCAACGCCAACCTCGAGTTCGTTCTCGACGACGCAGCGCGCACCGTCCAGGCGTTGCGGGCCGAGGGAAAGCGCGTACTCCTCCATTGCGTTCAGGCGCACAGTCGCACGCCGTCGGTTGCAGCGCGATACTCGATGTTGATCGGACGTGATCCCTACGACGTACGCTCGGCTATGCCGTGGGCTCGCCCGAAGCGTGAACTCTGGAACACGGCAGTCGGAAACGCGTCCGTCGGACATACAGCCGTCGGATACACAGGAGGATCCATGCCCGCTATTACAGTCGTCGAAGGTGACATCACGACGCTGACCGTCGACGCCATCGTCAATGCGGCCAACTCCAGGCTCCTCGGCGGCGGCGGTGTCGACGGCGCGATCCACCGTGCCGGGGGACCGGAGATCCTGAAGGCTTGCGAGGTATTGCGCAACACCAGCCTTCCCGACGGCCTGCCGGTGGGTGCGGCCGTAGCCACCACCGCCGGAAAGCTGCACGCCAAGGCCGTGATTCACACCGTCGGCCCGAGGTATTCGCGCTCCGAGGATCGTTCCGGTCTGCTTCGGTCGGCATACACCCGCAGCCTCGCCGTGGCCGACTCGATCGGCGCCCGAACCGTCGCCTTTCCGTTGATCTCGGCAGGGGTCTACGGCTGGCCGAAGGAAGATGCCGTCCGACAGGCCGTTTCAGCGATTCGCGCGGCGAAGACCGAGGTCGAGACGGTCACACTGGTCGCGTTCAACAAGGAAACGGCAGACTTGATGCGCCGCGCCATCGACTGA